A region of Rubidibacter lacunae KORDI 51-2 DNA encodes the following proteins:
- a CDS encoding helix-hairpin-helix domain-containing protein, producing MTGPRGGSRFTISWFLRNRFCSPSRFLLVFDWLSRRTRQSALRDRLQRDPLSRLDSAEEVAVAAELGIAIEVNRASVDDWLRLPGISIHQARAIADLTRAGVHFLCLEDIAAALNVPSDRLQPLRPVLRFSYFDPEETERQLDPNLATVEQLARIPLLDAELAARLVGERDRRGPYRSLADLHQRLDLNGQLTAQLLHYLKF from the coding sequence GTGACGGGACCTCGTGGCGGATCGCGTTTCACCATCAGCTGGTTCCTTCGCAACCGTTTCTGCTCTCCCTCGCGCTTCCTACTCGTGTTCGATTGGCTTTCCCGACGCACCCGTCAGTCTGCTCTACGCGATCGCCTACAGCGGGACCCGCTAAGCCGTCTCGACTCTGCCGAAGAAGTGGCCGTCGCGGCCGAACTCGGCATCGCGATCGAGGTCAACCGTGCCAGCGTCGATGATTGGCTGCGCCTGCCGGGAATTTCCATCCACCAAGCACGCGCGATCGCCGATCTGACTCGGGCGGGCGTACACTTCCTGTGCCTGGAGGATATCGCAGCTGCCCTCAATGTGCCGAGCGATCGCTTGCAACCGCTGCGTCCGGTGTTGCGCTTCAGCTACTTCGATCCCGAAGAAACCGAACGCCAGCTCGATCCCAACCTTGCTACGGTCGAGCAGCTTGCCCGTATACCTTTACTGGATGCAGAACTGGCAGCTCGACTGGTCGGCGAACGCGATCGGCGCGGACCTTACCGCTCGCTCGCGGATTTACACCAGCGTTTGGATCTGAACGGCCAGCTAACCGCTCAACTGCTACATTATCTGAAGTTTTAG